Below is a window of Cheilinus undulatus linkage group 8, ASM1832078v1, whole genome shotgun sequence DNA.
GCTAACTCTGGTGCATTTACAGTATGTACTTCGTACGtttgttcattaatgtgcactgtccctttttaataaataaataaatgactttgaGAGAATCTGGATTGCATCTATGGTACTGCTTGTAATGTTTGGCCATCAGATAGGCTTAATTTCCGATCCTATTGTGAGAGACTTATTAGATTTTCAAGCTAAAGGCTACAACAAGTCCAGGACTAAATGAGGAGCTGGACTTCACCCCATATCTGTAGGTCACTTTGTCCCCCTCACTAGACATGAGGATTAGCAAAACAGTGGGATAGTTATGgatcattatttttatgttcttgcttttttttttttttttaccttttctttgcCTTTACCATCATTTTTTGTATCTATTTTTTAACTGCTGATTGTGTAACAATTGCTCTTGCTCTGAGCTTGATTTGTTGGAGTGCACTAATTAAGCGTACACACCCACTTTTCTCACTGCACCTCAGAAGCAGTTGACTGATTGCAAGGCAGCTGCCACAGCCTTGAAAATCTGTGAAcagtccttttttttaaatgccctGATGAAGACTTTGAAAGTTGAAACACGTAGGAACTTTAGCCCAttattaaaggctttttaactttttcaaaacactgTGCCTTAGTTTTTTCTGGTTTTGACTCTTTTTAGCCTCAACAAAATACAAGTCTGACCTCCCTACCTCTTTTTGTATCGTGTCTTTCAATGATGGTTCTGCTTTGAACACATGCCAGTGTCTCTTAACCATCTCGTTTATTTGAGAAGCACAGTGATTATACTCGGTAGAGAAACACACATGGTCtggggtttttgtttttggcttgtGAGCCAAGAGATCAGAGCGGGAGGTGTTATCAGCTCTCCGTATGGCTTTTTCAGTGGACTTAGATGTGTAGCCTCATTCGTTGACCAGTTTGCCATGATAGTTTTTTTAGAGTGGAAGTCGTCAGCATCAGAACAGTTACGTTTCGGTCTTAAAAACTGTCCAATTGGTATATTGTCCTTAAGACGCCTGGGGTAGTTGCTAGTAGCATGCAGAATTGTATTATGATCCATTTCTTACCAATAGATAGGGGTGTGAATGGCTCCATTATTGCCTTTTTTGGTTGTTAAATCCAAATCATTAATTTTGTCAGTGTTCTGTAATCTGTAGATTCAGTCTAACAAATGCTCTGATGAAGCCTTTGTGCCACAACACATAAGCATTTGTTTGTGATGTGAGCCAAATAAACTACtgaaatgttattgttttgtcCTCCATAACTTGGAAtttgagatgtgctgccttttttgaaacttttgatCAATATATATgtgtttttcagctgtttttcctAGAGTATGCCCAGGTGTTCCCAAAAAGTGCCATTTGGAGACTCAAAACTGGCACAAAGGTAAGACTTAGAGGCATCTTATTATGTAGTCTAATTCAGGAGAACTGTCATAAACAATTGCTTCGTAGTTATTTGAACTCACTGTCTCATTTTTTATAGTCAGTTGTTGTCTTCAGCGGGGTCTCTAGTTTCTGTGGCTGTAGAGCAGCTCTCAGCAGCACGTCTTTTGAATCAGCAGTTCGCTCACCGGTGGAAGTAACTTTGGCTGTTGGATACTTTTGTAGAACTTTTCGGCTTCCTGGGGCATTGAGAACAAATGGATCTTGCCGTCATACAACACTCCAAGCTTGCAGGGATTATGCTGGAATCCACGAAAGGCGCTGATATCCACTAATAACTTCATAACCGGGTTAAATCCCCATCGGATCCGGACGATCTCGGCCGAGAGGTCCTGTGTGAATGATATCTTGGCCCCATCGTGTGTGATGACCCACTGCTTTGATTCCACAAAACAAGCTCTTTCTCCTGGAACTTTAAAAAGTGGACAAGGACCGCTCTGCTTTGGTTGGGTCTCCCAGTCGCTAATGTACAATGTACCTGCTCCAGGGTGAATGGACTGTCAGGGTTCAGTCCCAACCATCGGGGTAgcatgtttattattattattagtattaatgttatattttatttgtttacctATCTATTTAttcaattatatatatatatatatatatatatatatatatatatatatgtgtgtgtgtgtgtgtgtatatatatatttatttatttatttactttttttttatcaatcatATTCTGTATAACATTGATGCAGTGTACTGGTGTGTAAGTGTGTGCGTATGTGCCCCGGcaatgtatgtatatatgttttggtttgttttctttttctgattcTGAGCAGTTACATTGGTACAGCATGCTATTTTGATTGGATGtgaaaatttaagaaaacaataaaaaaatttgaaaaaaaaagtagtctAATTCACTATCAGTAGCACTATCACAGAATCAGCACAGAAGAAAGGGACATTTTGTGCACTGTTCTCTTTTTGCAGCtaaaactgtataaaatacaaGGTCAACTAAGTGCTTtggtagttaaaaaaaaaaacaaaaacaaaaaaaacagtgtttatataaaatatgtcgaagaaaacacaacaaactatTTACATTACAATATTTTAGGAATGGGTATCTTTACATTTGAGCCAGTTCAAATGGTACCAATGGTACAGTACCAGTTCCCGGTACATGTGAACCAGTACTGGTACACAACTGTACCCAAGTTCAGTACTTTTGTAAGTAAATAATAagcaataataaatgttatataacctcaaaacatctgaattttagatttttatttctcaATATCAAGACAttatcaaatatatcaaaacactGTACACCATTAGTAATGTAACATCacaacttttattaaaaaattactccaacatgGAAAATCAAAACTACTAAAACCAGTGGTTTTCTTCatattgcacaaattaaaatcaagtcCCAATGCCCCCTATTCCCCTAATTTCCCCTCTTCgaaaaatgtgtgttggggtccatggagggctaataagtttaaaacaaatgaacaataaagtatggagtcaaaataactaactaaataaataaaggtgtaACATTTTAACAATTCAagtattacaaatgaaagtaaacaaactacttCCCCTAGCATGAACTATGTGCACTTcacatcttctttcctcatgcagttctttttccaacaaaactaagatgtcatctttccctggtaagagcagagtctgctcctcactcatcaatcaTGTTCCCATCCACGCAGAAGCATAACAGACCCTTAATCcgaaagaaaataagaataaattttttttttttttaaaagtcacacAACCAAACTGTGCTCACAGTTactttctttttgtatttactgcaaaaaattaatagaaagtagcaaattgtttcattctgCGATGAAAGTAAGTGAGGacaagcctgtggctctgtcactccttcagaatcactctgaatccatccatcctgacagagagcttcttACGGAACCAGCTGTGCCAAGTTAGAgtgatggagagcaacttttacaacacactcacactaggcaatctgcACCGTGCCTTAATCCAGTGTCTGTTAGGTGAGCGAACAAATGTATGCCTGTGTCTAGTATATTTCCATGGTTCATATTCACAAGATAAATGGgcaaatcacagtgtttaaagtgaggattcGGTACgagagagggggggggggggggggtgaaagAGCACGAAACAGTAGGAGccgatctgaatcatcaatcattCCCCTGCTTCCTCAGATTAGAAGTTTTGCTGTGGTAAACCTTGAACTTCATGTCAAAAATATTGCAGCGTAACCTTTGAAAAGTTGAGCGCTACCTTCTACCGCTTCCTATCAGCCATGCTCGTTTTATTGATTCAGTAAACTGCTGCCGACGCCATCACTCTCGTGCCTGCAATGCTGCATTCGCGTCcagcatggaaaattgactacttttccactctcttgcagtcacaaggatgTGTTTAGGTACCGAAACATTGGTACCGTTTGATTTTACGTGAATCTGTACTTGGGAGTACTGATGGAATTCGGTCGGTACCAATAAAAGTACCGAATTCGGACCCATCCCTACACTATTTACAACCAATTTCACATCTGCATGCAATCTACAGTCCTTCTGCATCGTGCCAGGCATTGTAACAGTCCCTATTGGCCACAAAACACAGAGGGATGTTGCAGGATCGACACTTGACAGGAGTCTTTGAATGGCACTGCCTGCATTTCAGTCTGCCTTTTGAGCTGTCACCAGCTATGTATACTGGTTTGTGATGCCAGGTGTCCGATGTCGCTGGTGCAGGCGCAGGTGCAGGTGGTGCTGGTGTGGATGGTGGTGCTGAGCCTACCTGTGCCAGCTGCTCAGCCAGAGTTTCCCTGAAGGCCTTCTGTGTCAAGGGTTTTTCACCTTTCCCCATGGCCAGCTCTTTATGCAGTATAAAGGCGTTCACTGTGGCGATGTCCAAAAAATAGTAGAAAAATGTCTTATACCATTTGCGGGTTTTGTGCAGGACTTTGTAGTAAGTGATGAGGCTGTCAGATATCTCTACTCCTCTCATGTGTctgcaaaggcaaaaaaacaatcaattaatttttttcctaaaacaaaatatttcaagctCACAGATATTATTGCACATACTGGTTGTATTCTTTTACTGCCGGTGGAACAGGGACGTCTTTTTTTGTCCACTGGCCATCATCGCCCTTTACCCTTCTGGTCACAGTGTCGGGTCCGTGGGCCGTATGAAAAGTGGAACACATAAAGACATCCTTAGTATCCCTCCACTGTACGAAGAGAAGGGAGTTTTTCCTGACGAAAGAAGAACACATACTTTTAGCaaaaatattattgttattttgattattattagtagtagtggTATTATACCTTATCCACCAGATACTGCCACGAGTTGATTTGGAGGTCAGGCCGTTCACTTTCCTGTTTATGCAGATGTTTCCACACGCCCAGATCTTTTGCTGCAGCAGATCACGGAAGAGGGCAGGACTTGTGTAAAAGTCATCCACAAACAACTTATAACCGGTGCCGAGAAGCGTGGTGTCCAGCAGTTGGGTCACTGACTCATAACCGAGACCTTTCTCACTTGACACCTGCTTCCCTTCGTACACAAAAAAGTCCCAGGTGTAGCCACTCTTTAAGTCTGCAAGCACAAACAACTTGTAGCCCCAACGCAAAGGTTTGTTCCTCATACATTGCTTTACCATTCTCTCGTCTACTGTAATTGCCTGTGCTGGGTGATAATTTTGTTTGCATGCAGCTCGCAGCTCCTCATAGAGGGGCTTTATCTTGCATAGGCGGTCATAAGTTGTTGTGCCTTGCTGCTGGTCATTGGCCGCATCATCTGCGCTGCTGCTCATATGGAGGGATTGGTTGATCCGCTTGAATTTATTTCTGGACATTACATTCTGAGGAAATGGCAGGTTGTACAACTTGTCTCCTCTCCAATAGTCAGTGAAGGCTGAGCACTTCACAATCCCCATGTAAATAACCAGAGCCATGAATGAGAACATGTCCTGGAGGGTGATATCTGTCCAGGGGTTGGATGCTGTTTTGTAGTATGCTCTTCCATACTCATTTGTGTTCGTCACAATTGTTTGGACAACTGAGTTTGTGAAAAAGAGCTGGAAGAGCTGGAGGACTGTGTATGTAGCTGTTGGGATGAGTTTGGGTCCAGGGGCATGAGCTGGTCTAAAGTCAGGCTGGGCGGGTGTTATGTCAGGATCGCTGACATCTAACCACCTCTCTTCTGGGAGACCAGATGGAGAGCTTGGCTCGCTACTGGCTCTATCTCTGCCTGTAGATCTTCCCCTTAATCTTCTGCTGCAAGATGTCTGGGAGGGAGAAGGACAAGACTCCTCATCGGATTCCTCTGAGCTACTCCCCTGGAATGCCACACTGTGCGACCGTTTACCAGCTGCAGAAGTCTCAGGCTGCCAGTCTTCATCTGATGAGCTGCTATTACGTGGAAATAATGAAAGAAAGAGTCAATTTACCAAACTAGACCTTACAACGTATAAAACACATACTCTCACAGTCACACACCTCCCTCTCCACAATGGCCCAGAAGTTATGCCATGACACCAATTCACAAAAAACCCTCCCCCACAGGTGAAAGTTTATATGCTCTTTCAGGAATCTGGCCTGGTCATAGTAATACGAAggtaaagagaaataaaaaacataaataaataaaactgatcaaTACTTTATAAATTACATTCATGTGCATATCTCTATCTCACTATGTAGCATGTAGCctaataaaacacacacacactgagccaCACACCTCCCCCTTCACACAATGAAAAGGACCACTAACAACCCCCTCCCCCAGGTAACAGTTTCAATGAATACTAAGACCCCCTTTCAACGAAATTATGTTGCACTAATGTGAAGAGGCCTCATCAGGGAAATAAGAAGGtacagagaaacaaaagagataaaacatcattttgtaATTTAGAGCTATAGCAATCCCTCAATGTATCTGAGAATGAAGCACGCGCACTACCCCACCCCCCAACATGCACACATAACAAAGTCACAAACAACAGGTAGGACAGGCCTCataatattattatataattaaattgtaatatttttcatttggGGCGGGCTTTTTGGTCTTGTTTATGTAACGCTGTCACAACAACATAGTAATTACTTACTTGTCCGGAGCGATGTCTTCCCCCTCGCAGactctctcctccttctctggATCAACTTCAGGATCGTCGCTCTCCTCCGACCATATTTCATCTCCCACCTCGTCACAGTCCTGTCGTAGTAACTCATTCATCGTCCCGGCGACGCTAAAAACACTCTCGCCACTTTCTTTATCCATTCACTCAGTTTGTGCGTCTGCTCTGTTTTACGCACGGCGATGGTGTGCGCCACAGATACCTGCTCAGGAGTCTGATGCACCGGTTATACGTAAGCTCTGCCTTAAGTTATGGTAAAAAGTAGTGGACTGTCGATAGTTACAAAGTTCTTATTTGGTTCCGAGAACTTTTTAAAGGTATCTATATTACACGAGCACTTAAATAACACATCTAACCGTGAAACTCATCCGTCTGTTTGCAGTCACGCTCCTCTGTCTGATGTGCCGAAAGTTCGCGGCTGTACTTCTTTCCGTGTCACGTGACTGTGGCGACCAATCAGATGGAgtcagggttgccaggtctgtctgacaaaaccagcccaaagGCCGATATAAACTAGACCAAAACCaagcccaatgctgaaattcaaaataatacagtaaaacctctgccacgCTGCATTGCTTGATTGCCCGCAGACATTCTTATTCTCTATTGGTggcgtgtatgtctgtgtgccatgtcccatgttttcctgcctctctgctgGCTGTTTAAGTTGTACCTGAGTGTAAATAGCGTAGTTTGTTCTGCTACAGAGATAATACACTCATACACAAGTCATAAAAATGGTCTGCTAAACCCGTAGACATAAAAAGTCTACCCGCGGCAGTACGTTAAAAATAGCCCAATTCCGCGGGAAAACCccggacctggcaaccctgcaaagatgcacatacacacacagtgcaccccccccccacacacacacacctacaaaCACACACGCATGGTTAATCAGAGTCTCCATGTCTGCATCAAACTGGAGAGaatggcagaaataaactgctgcagctttgtggGATAAAAATGCAAAGTCGAGTCAGAATTTCCAGTGTTTAACAACATTTCATCtcaaagttattaaaaaaaccTAATACAAGAAGAGGATGTTAGATTCATGTCTAGTCTGCACCTCTCACTTTCTCCAAGAGTACCTtcatgcagacaagatggccgacatacaccCAATCCATACCGGACGTCTCAAACagaagtccgtacgtctaaggttaggcttaggtgttacaatgttacaatgttacaatgttacaatgtcatttagcagacgcttttctccaaagcgacgtacatttgagagcaagaacaacacaagcaatgatctagacaagaagaaacaacatcagtaagtgccatcaagtgcttcaggttcaattggacgcaagtgctgccgtgtagagtttaaggcagagtacctaaaatatacgttgtttatgtagtttcttttttttttgttttttttgtttttgtattaaaacccaagtgttttttttttttctttttttttaggttcagggtaaggcagtggggaaggtgatatatttgagatccagcaccaagggttaggcttaggcgcgAAAAAGACTGActaacactggcagctgagtccaaacaaagaagaaacttccgcttgggacaTCCGGCATGGATTGAATGTGTAgcgacgcccatgtcggccatcttgactgcagttgggtccttCTCACTTTCTGACTAAAGACGCTGATGGCATTTTTCATtgagccaaagccacagctAGTACTGTTAGTCATAAAAACCAGGAAAGAAGAAGTTCTGTATCTGACTCTGATGCAGGTgaaatttatttgaatttactTTGAGAGCGTACCTCTAAAATCTAGAGCTAGCAAACTTGCTCTTCACTAGTTTTTTCATCAATAATTTGTCTGCCTTTTTTTACAATTTAGATTGTTGTTTGCGTTTTCTCAAACCACACACTTGAACAGTACATAGATTAATTCACTAAATTAAACAGTCCAACCATTAGGTACCATAGACACAAACAAGTCCCATATTActaaaaaatataaagtaaGTTAAAACCctgctttgaaatatgttttacccTGAGTGCTCAGTTAATAGTTAAAGataactaagaaaaaaaataaattattaagatgaataaataaatggtttttttaagggtttttttgctttttatataTTAATTTAATAAACAAGTATGCTgcttttctaaataaaaagtaTCAGTCTGAGTATCAGTGATACTGGTCCTGCATTTACTTGGTAAAGGATCAGTATTAAATTTTGCAGTATTGCCCACCACTGGCTGCCACTGCTTCTCTGTCAAACTGCAAATTAGGTCATCAATGGCCTTAATAGGGCCAGTGAGAGTTAacagtttaaccctttaaaggccagtatgttcacacaactccactgtttttaatagaacaaaatcacaaaaacgcagataaaatacacacacaaccATACACACACTATTACCCCACATTAATATTGCCACAAACTTCTCATTTCAGTAGCAGGCACCCTtgcagaaaacagtggagtataAAATTTTGCAGCATGCTTTCAATGGAGAAAAGTAGCAccatctggtggacaaatatgaaaataaaacttaaatctTAAAAGATTGCATTAGTTAGGATGAATTTGAGATCAAAACTGGCGTTTCAGTGGTTTTTAATGGGGCTTTTTATTTCACCTTAGGgacaaatgttttgtttttgtgtagaTTAGCAGTTTTAGGCTAATTAAAGGAACTAAGACGACAATTCTAAAATCCAAGTCTCCTGGTAAATGTTTTAGCCTTTAGACTAAGATAACTTTTAGCTCTTTAGCCTCAACTTTGACAATAGTTAGTTGCATTGATTTTTATAAGAGAACCTGAGTTACGAGATgccttttttgtgttattttgaatATATTATGTAAATGCAGGGAACGATTTGGGTTTGTTCTGAAAAGATGAGTAGTTGGAAGAGTAGTGGGTGGCATCGAAGTGGGAAATCAAAActaaaaattaagaaatgtcagaagaagagatgagagaagagagaggagatgaggaataaacaggaacaggatgTTAAGTGTTGTTCTTCTCATGTAAAGTGTACGTATTTCATGTTATCAGTAGATTTCATTATTGATACACTGTCAATGTTTAGCTAAATATCTAAACGTATTAactgtagtttttgttttccttcagGTGGAAGAGGATGGAAGAATGTGGGCTcaggggagaggagagaagggagGTCAGAGGGTGATAGCTCcgctttaaaatgtaaatataaataacCATTATTATCACTATTCTGTAGTGATTTAAAATAAGATGCCTTCTTGCTAACTTGTAGTAAGTTAGCCTGGCTAACCTGGTTGTAGCTATAACCAGACTGTATGATGTATTGGAGGAAGTCTTTGGCCCAGATCAGACCGAGGATTTGTGACGCAGTGAGACCATTAAGAACAAACCTGGTGACAGTCACTGCTGTCTGTACCGAGCCTTGCAGCCTGAATCGAGTCGTTTGATGCAGTCGCCTGCGATTCAGCTTGTCAGGTCACAGACGGCTGGTTTTAAGGCATCATATTTGTTAATGTTGCATCTCTaaacttttcaaagaaaactccCACACACTGGGGTCTTTATTTGCAACGTTtcagtactagaccttcatcaggcaaacAGTTTGTCAAAAGGGCTGGACACCTTAAATAGGAAGTGTGCACCCACCTGCAGCTTCTTTCTCATCATGATGTTAGAGCTCAATCGGCaaattaacaaaacaaacatccGCTTCCTGGCTGAGAGAGTAAACATGATCAAAGGTTTTACTACTAATGAGACCCAGCGTGCATTAATGGATTTATGTCTCTTACAGATTAAAAGGACAATTGCTAATGAATGGAAAAATGTTAGTAGACCAAGCATAAATCAATATATTAAAGACCTCTCATCAGGTGTTGCTATGGAGACAGCAACATACCAAAAAAAGGGAACCCAGAAAGAGGAGATTAATGGAGTTTGTTAAATCTAAATAATGGTAGTACTCTGCAATTGCTGTGAGGGGTGACAGCCCACAGTAACTGATCTTAAGCTTATGTTAAAACAGAAATCCACACATTTATCAAATTTATATTGTCCTATTCTCTGTTGAATGTATGTTTGTAAGAACACCTATGTTTCTATGTCTCTATGGTATAGATGTACGTATGTATGTACATATAGGTACGTACATAGTTATggctttttgaaaatattttattcatgttgCACCTTTTAAGAAATCGTGCAATTATCAGACTgtccatttttataaaaaaataggATGTAAGGCTAATAGACACCTAAACTGCAATTTACAACAAGTCTATCATTAACAATGTTAAATAAGGGG
It encodes the following:
- the LOC121513483 gene encoding piggyBac transposable element-derived protein 4-like — encoded protein: MDKESGESVFSVAGTMNELLRQDCDEVGDEIWSEESDDPEVDPEKEERVCEGEDIAPDNSSSDEDWQPETSAAGKRSHSVAFQGSSSEESDEESCPSPSQTSCSRRLRGRSTGRDRASSEPSSPSGLPEERWLDVSDPDITPAQPDFRPAHAPGPKLIPTATYTVLQLFQLFFTNSVVQTIVTNTNEYGRAYYKTASNPWTDITLQDMFSFMALVIYMGIVKCSAFTDYWRGDKLYNLPFPQNVMSRNKFKRINQSLHMSSSADDAANDQQQGTTTYDRLCKIKPLYEELRAACKQNYHPAQAITVDERMVKQCMRNKPLRWGYKLFVLADLKSGYTWDFFVYEGKQVSSEKGLGYESVTQLLDTTLLGTGYKLFVDDFYTSPALFRDLLQQKIWACGNICINRKVNGLTSKSTRGSIWWIRKNSLLFVQWRDTKDVFMCSTFHTAHGPDTVTRRVKGDDGQWTKKDVPVPPAVKEYNQHMRGVEISDSLITYYKVLHKTRKWYKTFFYYFLDIATVNAFILHKELAMGKGEKPLTQKAFRETLAEQLAQVGSAPPSTPAPPAPAPAPATSDTWHHKPVYIAGDSSKGRLKCRQCHSKTPVKCRSCNIPLCFVANRDCYNAWHDAEGL